One segment of Ferrovum sp. PN-J185 DNA contains the following:
- a CDS encoding YggS family pyridoxal phosphate-dependent enzyme yields the protein MSTQSTILQPTIPQRIEAISKAIESLPSSQEVTLVAVSKTQTSEAIRMAYQAGIRHYGENYLQEALTKQIHLSDLEIVWHFIGPIQSNKTQLIAQHFDWVESVDREKIATRLSEARITSGKTPLSVCIQVNISHEESKSGVAEGDILGLAKVISQCGGLVLRGLMTIPDPTLNETELRVQFKKMKNWFDQLQYLYPTVDTLSMGMTHDYLVAIEEGATLVRIGTGIFGVREKNK from the coding sequence ATGAGTACACAATCTACTATTCTACAGCCAACAATTCCTCAACGGATAGAGGCTATTTCAAAGGCTATAGAATCATTACCTTCATCCCAAGAGGTCACTTTGGTTGCTGTGAGTAAAACGCAAACCAGTGAAGCGATTAGAATGGCTTATCAGGCAGGTATTAGGCATTACGGTGAGAATTACTTACAAGAAGCACTGACAAAGCAAATTCATTTAAGTGATTTAGAGATTGTATGGCATTTTATTGGTCCCATACAAAGTAATAAAACTCAGCTTATCGCTCAACACTTTGATTGGGTTGAGAGTGTTGATCGAGAAAAAATAGCCACACGTTTGTCCGAAGCGAGAATAACCAGTGGTAAAACTCCCCTGTCAGTATGTATACAGGTTAATATAAGTCATGAAGAGTCTAAATCTGGAGTGGCAGAAGGTGACATACTGGGTCTTGCAAAAGTAATCAGTCAGTGTGGAGGACTGGTTTTGAGAGGATTAATGACCATTCCAGATCCAACCCTAAATGAGACAGAGCTAAGAGTCCAATTTAAAAAAATGAAAAATTGGTTTGATCAACTACAATACCTTTACCCTACCGTAGATACGCTTTCTATGGGTATGACCCATGATTACTTAGTGGCTATAGAAGAGGGGGCAACATTGGTTAGAATTGGAACAGGCATATTTGGTGTTCGGGAGAAAAATAAATGA
- a CDS encoding gamma-butyrobetaine hydroxylase-like domain-containing protein, whose protein sequence is MAGLTPETPWPTDIILHQESRQLEIKFDDNTQYLFPIEYLRVYSPSAEVIGHGPGQEVLQTGKRMVNIHEIDPVGHYAIKIRFSDGHDTGIYSWDYLKRLGIYYEENWADYLNRLEAAGASRDQEVH, encoded by the coding sequence ATGGCAGGATTAACTCCAGAAACCCCCTGGCCTACTGATATTATCCTTCATCAAGAGAGCCGACAACTAGAAATCAAGTTTGACGACAATACGCAATACTTGTTTCCAATTGAATACTTAAGGGTCTATTCTCCATCTGCTGAAGTGATTGGTCACGGACCTGGTCAGGAAGTTCTTCAAACTGGTAAAAGAATGGTCAATATCCATGAAATAGATCCAGTGGGACACTACGCAATTAAGATACGTTTTTCAGATGGCCATGATACAGGTATTTATTCATGGGATTATTTGAAACGTTTAGGTATTTATTATGAAGAAAATTGGGCTGATTACCTAAACCGTCTAGAGGCAGCCGGAGCCAGTCGCGATCAAGAGGTTCATTAA